A window of Oryza glaberrima chromosome 2, OglaRS2, whole genome shotgun sequence genomic DNA:
ataacaaaatttaaatagttttcacccgttgcaacggaTGGGTGCGAGGGAATAAAGTGGAGGATTAATGCattggagtttgttagagtggGAGATAATTGCATTGGGGTTTGTTAAATTGGATGTTATTttgatctctctctttttttttgtctttgtatTGGTTTGTATGAGATGAgtgcaaaataaaattattttctgaTGGAAACACAACTTAAAAAACAGAAAGCATGAAAAAAACCCTttaaattaaattctaaaattaagcaCCATCCCCTCTCCGGTCATTaagaaaagagtaaatttcataaaactacttATACTTTGCatgatctatcacaaaactacatatttaagaacttatttcacaaaactacaaatttaatgtcttcgtttatcacaaaactacaggtattttacacaatatatcacaaaactacatatttaagaacttgtttcacaaaactacagatttaatatcttcatttatcataaaactaaaggtttagtgtcttcattatcacaaaactacaggttttagcattgtcaaaacctgtagttttgtgataatggagacactaaatttgtagttttatgataaatgaagacactaaatgtgtagttctatgataaacgaatacactaattctatagttttgtgaaacaagttcttaaatctgtagttttgtgatagattgtacaaagtacctgtagttttgtgataaacggacatactaaatctgtagttttgtgaaacaagctcttaaatctatagttttgtgataaattgtgcaaaatacatgtagttttgtgaaatttactcttaagaAAAATGCTGAATGCATGAAGTATTGAAGTCAGTGGTCACCTTTCGTTTTCGAAGTGAAAATCGCTCCTCACTGATTTACTAAAAACTGGTAAAACCGATTGACTTTCGGTCAATGCTGTACAGAAACCACCAAATACTGACTGATTTTTATAAGCCGAGACCTAGAGGTTTCACGAGAACTGATCGGTTTCGTGAACCATGCATGGAGCTGAAGATGCTATtgtttatgatattttttagggttaattggaCCCATGTCATTACAAATTTGCCATTTAAGAAAAATGTTATTACAGTTCATCTATTTGTAGCCATGTCACtggaattttacaaaattaggacCATGTCACTGCCGTCACGTTTTCcatgcatatcttttttttcttgtcttcttccttctttctcccgTCTCTTGAGCTCGAACATGGCTGTACGGCGAGACCAAGATGACCATGGTGGAgccaaggaggaagaggaagccaTTTACGGCGTGGCAGCGACGCTAGGCAAACCAAGTAGCTACGTGCCGCGGTGCTGGGTGCCAGCGAGGGCTCATGTTCGGCACTTCGGCACCGTGCGCCTCGCTGACGCGCGTGTCGTCCTCCTATCTAGGCCGGTCTACGATGGGATCGACAGCGACCAGATCTAAGCTGCGTCGGATACCAGCGATGGGAATGACAATGACGACGACCAGATCGACCCGAGCTCCTTCCGCCTTGCTCTCTCGCCGACGAGGTCACCGCCGCTTGTCTCCACCTCCTTCGCATTGTCCCTGCCCAAGTCGGTGACTCTGATTGCGCCGCGTGCCTCGCCTTCCTCCTGTCCAGGCGGGCCAGCAACGGGATCAACGGTGACCAGATCTGAGCCGTGCTGGATGCCTTCGACGGCGACCAGATCGACCCAAGCTCCTTCCACCACACTCTCTTGCCGATGAGGCCACCGCCATCTtgtctccacctcctccgcgtcgTCCCCGCCCAAGTCGGTGACTCTgaccgcgccgcgcgcctcgccgtcctcctATCTAGGAAGGCCAGCGACGGGATCGACAACGACCAGATAATGAGCTGCACTGGATGCCAACAACAGCGACCAGATCGACCCAAGCTCCTTCCGCCTCGCTCTCTCACTGACGAGGTCACCGCCACATGTCTCGACCTCCTCCTTCGTGCCGTCCCTGCCCAAGTCAACAACTCTGACCCCTCATTGGCGTGGCTGATGACGCCCAGTGCTGCTGCTTCAAGACGCATTGGCGTCAGCGGTGCGGCGGCTGTGGGAGAACGAGGTTGAGCTCGACGCCACCCGTTGCCGCGCGGCCGAGCTGGAGGAGCGGCTCCATTAGTGGCTAGGCCGTGGTCGGAGGGTTAGTGGCCATGGCGACCACCTTGGCCTTCGCCGTGCCAGGCAAAGAAAGCAGAGTGAGAGGATAcgggagaaagaaggaagaagacaaaaaaaaaagagatggatGGAGAATGTGACGGCAGTGgtatggttctaattttgtaaaattccaGTAGCACGGCTACGTATAAACAAATTGTAGTGATATTTTTCTGAATAGAtaaatttgcaatggcatggatccaattaaccctactTTTTAATCTAGAATGTATAGCTTGGAGCTTTGAATGTGTGAAGAATGATAGGTGCATGTTTGTCATAAAAAAATctcataaacttgtaaaattttTCTAGGTGTATGATTCTACAATATAGAGGCGAAAATTGCCTCTATGGGATAAATGTGTCTTTTGTGACCAGGTGACGTAATTCCTTTCTATCTGTACCATTTCAAACCAGAAATTTATATTAGCATACGAACTCCTAATAATTTATTGGTGTGAAATAACGCAGGTTATATTGATGAAATTGCTCATTTGCATGCAAAAATGATAATATTGGTAAAAATAAGTAGCAACTTGAACACTTAAACTATGCAAACAAGCGCTACTAGAGAAACCCCTACTATCCCTAGTGCAAAATAAACTAGGTTGATACAATTCTGGATTTCTGGTCATATGGTATTCATCTGGTCCTAGCTAAGCTATGTGCATAATTAGGAACCACAAAAAATATGTATGACCATGATAAAATTTATCATACTATTTCTACCTGATTCTAATAAACTCGTGCACTTCCTTTTAACTAGTTTTATCTCCTTttttacattgtaattatacAGATAACAAATGATATTCCATTGGCATCACATTCCTGTAAATAAAATctattaaattatatatattttagaaataaagttattaaagtatatataattaattttaaaaatttcagtGTTACATTGTGCATATACACAATTGATTCTTTGATATAGAATAGATCATACTTTTCAAGATCTCACTGAAAGAGCCGTCAACATATTCAGTTTGGTTCCTAAAAACTTGCATACAAACCATAGTCTCTTTTGGGACTCATTGTGCAGCAATGTTCTTGCATTGTTTTTTAGACCAATCCTAGAAAACTAGATGTACAAATCAATGGACCCCAAAATGAGATTGATAGTGAGCGTCGAATTGGCAATAGTTGGCTGAGATTGTGTGGTCCTCAAGGTGTCCATCAAAGGGAAGTCTCACACTCTCACCCTTTCTTTCAATAAAGAAAGCAATTAACCATAACTTCCACTAGCACCAAGAGTTAGTTTAAGTGGGAGTGCACCGATATTCTCTTGTCCTCTTGGAAGAGGggcaacacaatgcaattaacTTTTTCTAGGAATTATCTCGAGAAAGTGGGTTGGAGTCTAAGGAGAGACCTCCACAAGTATGTGGGGCTGAGGATCCAATAATATGCATCCAAGTGCCAACATTTTATGAGAAGAACAAGAAGTGGAAGAGGAAAACAAAAGGagatcatatattcatatgctCCTTTTGGGTTAGGCTCAGATTCTCAAATTGGCGGTCCTGATATTATGCAAAAGTAGTAGTACCAATGTAGgcaaagcgtgcacacaaatgGGTCGCCCAAATGGTTCCATTCCATCAATTGTGgcaacatatatagttttataatcAATGGCCGTTATGATTCTTCTTTCATGTTTTGTAGGCACAAAATGAACAGTGGGGAATTTTTGAAAGAGGAATTAGAAAGAAGGCCATCAAGAAGAAATTCCTTGTAAAGAGAGGATGAGAGAGGGAATTTGATGGGGAAACGGAGGAAAAGAAGGTGCTGTTTTGACTACTTGCTCTTGGTGTTGTTTGCAAGCATGGCTGTTGGCCAGTCCAAACCCAATCATTTGTTCTGCAGAGAAGCTCATCTTGGCCTTTGCATATGATGGGCTGAGGAATCCTCCCAAGTTGCAAGTTTGGAGTCTCTTTTTTGTAGCTTGTGGTACACCAAGAAGTTCTCCTAAGTCTCCTCcacaaaaaaagggaaaaaaaggaactCATAAAAGATAAATTACCATTGAAAGAGACccactttttgaaaacaaaaaaaaactcattaaaaaagaaacaaccatAGCAAGAGGAAGAGAAACACAGAGGAGTTTACTTTTGCAAAATATATGCAACTAACAAAGTACATGGGCCTACCTTGCAAAAAATGTTCTCGGCTAGAAGTCTAATCCAATATAGGCCGGCCCATCTTCCAACACTTGCTTTTTCAATGTTTTCAActatttttccttttaagtttatagaaatacATTATTCTTTTTTACAATCCTAGAGGATATATCTAATGAAATGACGTAGAGGGTTCGGGGCCTAGGGACACGTTAGAAATTTTGCATATAGGCCCTTTCTGTCCTTCTAATAGACGGTTTTCGAGTTACCGTCTATCTAAAGAGCGGGAAGGACCCAAAtaagattttaatttttttttacaggcgTATGTGATTGTGGCAAATGAAGTCCTATGGGAAAGACACAGTTTATCCGACTCCCTCGATAATTCCATTTAATTCCAGCAAAAACCAGGTTCTACACATATCTGTTCATGCAAACAATATGTTAAACTCCAACCCCTCCGCGCTATGTCATTGGACCTATTCAGTAGAGAGATTCATAAGCCGCTACAGTAGAGTAGCAGAAATTACACTGCTTGCAGTGCAGCTATCACCGCAGCCGGTTGTAGCATCCTGCTAACGAACAAACCCATTAGAGCTGCTCTCTCAGAAGGCGGTTTATAAAAAAGATAACCTCCTAAAGGGTGGGAGAAGTATATTTTCGTaaatttgtaaaagaaaaatatattactgtaatttttttaaaaaactctgTCTTTTATGGACATTGAGCCACAAAACAatacaattttgctatatatttgtcgataaattttctcctaaaaatttgacagatgtaatcatactataatcgtagtgtaattacatggtaacttgcatgtaattacactgtaatttacATATAGCTTACATATAACTCAatgtaactttcacataattttgaaccattatatttttttcaagattTGTACaagtgaagaaggaaaaaagtcaCTATGCGCACAAAGTGAAAGGATTCATCCCCACGACCTCCGTTTCACCAAAATCACGTTACGGAGAGAtatttgaaagttacatacaagtcacatgcaagttacagtgtaattacttctcgattgtactataattacatctattgacaaatatataggtgatcccaaacaaggaaaaagtacaccgaaggtccctcaacttgtcatcgggataaaaaaaacgtcctcgaaccgcaaaaccagatatgtggggtcccttaactatacaaaaccagtGACCCGAGGTCCTTTGAGTGGTTTTGACCTCAGTTTTAGCCTATGTggcgcgtgggacccacgtgggctccacatgtcagcgtgCCACGTCaattcccctttcccctcttcttctctcccttcctccattctctctctctcgcactctTCTCAGGCCGGCCGACGGGTAGGGAGCAGACGACCGGGCGGCGAGGGGGGTTGAGTGGcgaacggcggaggcggcgtgtgagcgcgcggcggccggcgaagcgGAGGCGCGGAGCTGCGGTGGCCGGCGAATGGGGAGCGGCGCCGGGACGTCGTCGACAGGTGAGGATCGGCGGGGAGAAGGGGTGCCGGGACGGGCGGCGGCCGATGGGGAGGACAACCGACGAGCAGCGGCCGACGGGGAGACGGGGCGGCGTGCGTGCCGACCCGGGCTGCCAAATATTTGAAGCAATGGTACCTGCGGCAGATGAGATCAGCAATCAACCATTCAATTCACCGCACCGAACACTGTTGTTTCCTCCGACAAAACTCGCATGGCCCGGAGATCACTGATGCACAGAACCGTGGCTTCCCTAGCATGAATTTCCATGTAACTTGGGACAGGATGATTGTTGTTAGCTTGCTTGACACCGGAGTTGGCTGACGGATGCCCGGTTTTGGTCTGGCCATAGCTATTGCGCTATCGAAATTTCCTACTCCATGAAGTGGCTGGTGTGGCACATGTGAGTGACTGCAGGAGAGGAGGACATGGACGGAGGCGATCTTGGTGGTGGCGCAGACGGGGCAAGCATCAACGGCGGCCTCGCAGGTGCCGCACAGGCacaggcggcggcacgggagcaGCGGCACAAACGCCTCCGTGACACGGCAGGCCTTGCACGACGTCGCCCCGGACACCGcgtcggcggcagtggcggcggcaccgccgcctGGGGTCTCGAAGCAGCACGACTGCGCGTCCTCGGCGTCGCCCTCccccgcggcggtggcgacggcacaGGGGGACTGGAGGAGCTAGTCGAGTGTGGCGTGGAGGCCAGTGGCAACGGTCTCGTGGCTCTTGGCAACGCCCATCCACGCCTGCCCATCCGCGCTCATCTGGCGGACCTTCTCCTCTAGCTTTGCGTTGCGGCAGCATGCGCGATCCAGCTTGGCCTCCGCCGCACGCACCCTCCCCGTcgtggcgcgcgccgcggccgccaccagcACCCGGACGTGCCGTCGCTGCGCTTCCTCCAGCCCCGCGCGCATCCGCTCGGCTTGCACGGCATCCACCAAACACCGACGCCGATCAAACACCACTCACCAAACACAaacagaggaggccggcggcgtgaGCGGGTGCGTGGCCTCGTTGTAGGTGAAGAAGAGCGAGGCGTTGGCTGTCGGGATGGGAGGCCTGTTCCAGCATCGCCTGTCGCCAGCCTAGAGAGaggaaaagtgagagagagaggacgaagggaaagagagagatggtgatgacgtggcacggtgatatgtggggcccacgtgagtCCCACATAGGCCAAAACCGGGGTCataaccaccgaaggacctcaggtgaatggttttgtatagttaagggacacCGCATATCTTTTGCGGTTTGAGGGCGTttttgagggaccttcggtgtactttttcccccaAACAATAACATTTGCTTTTCTCAGCCCATTTTGCATTTTTTGGGTTAGATTAGCTAGGCCAAATTGAGCCCATCTAGGCCCAAAATAGTACCCGATGTCAGAACTCAGAACAAAGGGAAAAGAAAGCCAGCGAAAGCCCAAACGGCCAAACCACACCAACTCTAGCATTCCGCACCACACCggaatccggcggcggcggcggcggaggggagcagAGGCAGCACCACcaatggcggcggctgcggcgtcgtcgtccaccCCGGCAGCCGTCCGCGAGATGCAGCGCGACCTCGAGTCCCAGGCCAACGCCCTCAGCAAGATCCAGAAAGGCACGCTCGAAAccccccccttcccctccccttccttctcgTCACCTCGGAATcccgaaaccctaaccctagctctGTCCGTTCCTTCCCCCTCGCAGACATCTCCAAGAACCACCAGGTCCGCAAGCAGTACACCATCCAGGTCGGCGAGAACGAGCTCGTCCTCAAGGCATGCCCTGCTCGCCGCGCTCTCTTGCTTCCGCTCTATGTggatttttcctctttttttttggtgtgggTTTCTGATTCGATCTGGTCTCGCGCAGGAGCTGGAGCTGGTGAATGACGAGGCGAACGTGTACAAGCTGATCGGGCCGGTGCTGGTCAAGCAGGATCTCGCGGAGGCGAAGGCCAACGTCAAGAAGCGCATCGAGTACATCTCCGCTGAGCTGTGAGTAGCCATTGAGATGATGTTGTTTGGTGATCTGATTAACTTGATCTGTTTTTGGGGTGTATCGAGTTGTGCTGATGCTGGGGGGTTGATTCTTTGGCGGCAGGAAGCGGATGGATCGAGCGCTCAAGGACTTGGAGGAAAAGCAGAACAGCAAGAAGGAATCGGTATGTTCATCTTCTTGTTATTATTTCTGGTTTTATTGGCAGGTCAGTTAGGAACATCAATTCAAAGGTGATACGCGGACTAGCATAGAAgtaattgtttcttttttggtgGCGATTCCCTACTGGAATTGTAGATTTCGCACGATCGTTTAATGTCTGTGACACATAGGCCCTGGACCTAGACGGGCATTTAAGACAACGTATGCCAAATAACTGAATTGGTGAAATTTCAGTGGTTATGAGAGATTTGTCCTTCCTTTTTATGTAGGACCATTTAAAATTGTGGCCTGAATTTCGGAGTAGACATTACTGTTTTCACAGGCTATATACTCTACAATCTATTTGATTTTCTGATCAATATAGATAATAAATACCTGATTTTTTACAGATGAATATGATGTGCAATTTCTAAACTATGCATAGCTACTGCCTGCCCCTAGTTTAGTTTTAATGATAGGTTGAATTGGACACGTTGATggaaattgaaaataaagaaaaaaaaatacttgagaTCCCTTGCTGAAGAAGAAATTACCCCTCTGTTTTTGAATAATTTATACTCTTAACCAggacatgcatatatgcaattgtactttgaataaaaaatgaccaaaaataCCATATTATTATTTCAAGAACTGATGACGAGGTGGAAAAGTAGGTGCATGCATAGGGGTAAATCGTGATAAATTTTTTCGAGAAGTCTGGTGCACCAAGTATTTGAAAATGGAGGAACTACAAAGAAGGTACTTGGCAAAAGGATTAGAATGATATCCATCAATGTTTAAACTTATATGCCACATTGTTGGTGAGAATGGTTGGTTAAAGagttgtgaaataaaataaatttggttGTTCAAGTATTCAAACATGGTGATGTTCTCTTTGACTCTTGGCGTGAACTTAGGGATACTTGATTATGTTTCTTATAAGCCCATATTTCCTTCTCCTCGCTGGGACTTATTTTTGGGCTAATCCAAGTAGCTAGGATTATTTTGCAGTCTTGATCCACCATACAACTACCCCAAATCTTTGCCATAGCTTTGATGCTTGTAAAGGTTTTTGTACTTTTGTGAGATGGAATAGTAGGTGGTCTTGTGCTGAATCAACTAGGACACAGAGTCATTCAGTATGCTATGGCAAATAGTATGCTGAGTCAAATAGGAGAGGCATACTGAATGAAAAAGGCAGCAGCTTGGAGGTGAGGAAGCTAGTGCTGAACCCGTGCCATGGTTGGCTTGCAAGCTGGTCGTGACTCTTGACGCAACTATCTGAAATCTTCCTTCCTCTCAGGGTCTCCCGTGCATTCCTCTCTCTTTATCTGTTTGATTACGCAGAGAGCCTTAAAGtttgtagtttttttaaaaaatttcagttTGCATCCTCATCCATTGATCACCACGATTGGGTATTTCGGTTGTTTTCAGCCTATAATACATCAACATGTGTGTTCCCAGAAAGATAGTTCCTTATTGAAGACGGGGCGGCCCCCTAGACGTTCTTTTGTCTTCTTTGCTTGGACATCTACTGTATGTTCTGTGCTGAAGTTGTCTGGTTCTTTGGAGTAGACATCTAGAAACTAGACAGTAGAGTACAAACCAAATACATCTTATCAAACTAGCTGAAACTGCTGCAATATGTGTGCTCATACAGGTTTGCAATGTCTTTTCAGTCTTAGGACTGAGATTAAAAACTGGGATATATGTTTTTGGAAAGAATCTTAATCTGACTTCTCTAATTTTGAGCATGACACTGAGATAGTATTGGTGAAATTGTTTTGCTGGTAGGTTCCTGCATTCTTACATGATGCCATACTAACCGTAAAAGGTTCAATTATCTTGGCACGGTTAACAGATTAGTTTAGTTTAATTGCTACAAATCTTTTCTAGAACTATTGACTTGGCTGTACTTTGCACATCATCAGAGCATGACATAGGACAATAATGACATTGCATTTAGTTGAACCCTATGAAATAGGATTATTTTGAAGACCtcactaaaaaatatatttgtttctgTAGATCTTCAAGTTGCAACAGAAGATGCAGGCTGTACAGGCAAAGGCATAGGCCACACCTGTTTTGCTGGTTATTTTGCCCTCCACTTCTCCGTTTGGAATTAGCGTTTCTGGTAG
This region includes:
- the LOC127761142 gene encoding prefoldin subunit 6, producing the protein MAAAAASSSTPAAVREMQRDLESQANALSKIQKDISKNHQVRKQYTIQVGENELVLKELELVNDEANVYKLIGPVLVKQDLAEAKANVKKRIEYISAELKRMDRALKDLEEKQNSKKESIFKLQQKMQAVQAKA
- the LOC127762074 gene encoding uncharacterized protein LOC127762074, giving the protein MRPPPSCLHLLRVVPAQVGDSDRAARLAVLLSRKASDGIDNDQIMSCTGCQQQRPDRPKLLPPRSLTDEVTATCLDLLLRAVPAQVNNSDPSLAWLMTPSAAASRRIGVSGAAAVGERG